Genomic window (Acuticoccus sp. I52.16.1):
CTGGGCCCATCCGGCGGCGAGCTTCATCCCGACCGGGTAGATCCCCGCCAGGGCCGCCCCGGTGACGAAGCGCAGCAGGAGCGTCGCCGCGCCGTCGAACCCGGACCACAGGATCAGGAGGTTGGCGAGCGCCCCCGTCGCCGCTGCGGCGGCGAAGAGCCGGCGCGGGTCGATCCGGTCGGCGAGGCCGTACCAGGCGCTGACGAGCGTGCCGGCGACGAAGCCGAGCTGCACCGCCCCGGTGAGGAGCCCGGCCTCGCGCCGGGTGATCGCCCCGGCCTCGATGAGCGTCGCGGCGGCCGAGCTGGCCGAGAACCACAAGGTCACCGCCAGCACCTGGCACAGGATGAGGAGGGTGATGGAGTAGAGCCTGCGCGTGGTCATGGAAGGCGGTATCCGGCCCGCGGCACGGCCCGCCCGCGCCGCCCGGCCTCGCCCGCCCCGTTCCGCCCCGCCGCCGTCGCCGCCCGCCGCGTCCGGGTCACGCCTTGCGCGCCGGTCGCAGCTGCAGCCCCAGCATCAGCAGGAAGGCCATCGTCAGCCCCAGCGAGATCGGGTGCGAGACGAAATCCCACAGGAAGGTCAGCGGGTCGCCGCGCGCACCGATCATCGCGCGGCGGTAGTTGGCGTCCATCATCGGCCCCAGGATCACCCCCAGGATGACCGGCGCGACGGGAAAGCCGTAGAGCTTCATCGCATAGCCCATCACCCCGAAGCCCAGCATCCAGACGATGTCGACCGGGTTGTTCTGGATGGCGTAGGCGCCGACCGCCGACAACACGACGATCACCGGCACCAGGATCGCCTTGGGGCACTCGATCACCTTGGCGAAGACGCGCACCCCGGTGAGGCCGAACAGGAGGAGGAAAGCGTTGGCGAGCACCAGCGCGCCGACGATGAAGTGGAAGAGGTCCGGCGTCTCGGCGATCAGCAGCGGCCCCGGCTTCAGCCCGTGGATGAAGAGCGCGCCGATGATCACCGCCGTCACCGCGTCGCCCGGAATGCCGAGCGTCAGCATCGGGATGAAGGCGCCGCCGATGGCCGCGTTGTTGGCCGCCTCGGGCGCCACGAGCCCCTCCTTGGCGCCCTCGCCGAACGGCACCTCGGGGTTCTTCACCGTGCGCTTGGCCTGATCGTAGGCGAGCAGCGCGGCGATGTCTCCGCCCGTCCCCGGCAGCGCGCCGATCAGCGTGCCGATGCCCGACGAGCGGATCGCGAGGCCCAGATAGCGCCGCACGTCGCGCCACGCCGGCACGATCTTGGCGACGTTCTGCTTCACCGCCGGCACGTCGACGTCGCGCAGCTGCATCAGCGCCTCGGCGACGCCGAAGAAGCCGATCATCGCCACCACGTAGTGGATGCCGCCCATCAGGTGGATGGTGCCGAAGGTGAAGCGCCCCTCGGCCGTCATCGGGTCGAGCCCGACCATGCCGATGAGGACCCCCAGCGCCCCGGCGAACGCGCCGCGCGTGAAGTCGCCCGACAGCGAGCCGACCAGCAGGATGCCGATCAGCCCCAGGAGCAGGTAGTCGCGCGACTGGAAGAGGATCGCGAAGGCCGAGATCGGCGGCGCGAAGGCCGCCAGCGCCACCACGCCGATCAGCCCGCCGACGACGCTCATCACCGTGGTGAGG
Coding sequences:
- a CDS encoding tripartite tricarboxylate transporter permease; this translates as MDALAPLLAAVLAPWTDPWTLALVALGTFAGIYVGAIPGLSVTMATSILISFTHAWDVHAALALIAGVYVGGVYGGSRTAILLNIPGAPSAVATALDGYPLAQRGEAGAAIGLTTVMSVVGGLIGVVALAAFAPPISAFAILFQSRDYLLLGLIGILLVGSLSGDFTRGAFAGALGVLIGMVGLDPMTAEGRFTFGTIHLMGGIHYVVAMIGFFGVAEALMQLRDVDVPAVKQNVAKIVPAWRDVRRYLGLAIRSSGIGTLIGALPGTGGDIAALLAYDQAKRTVKNPEVPFGEGAKEGLVAPEAANNAAIGGAFIPMLTLGIPGDAVTAVIIGALFIHGLKPGPLLIAETPDLFHFIVGALVLANAFLLLFGLTGVRVFAKVIECPKAILVPVIVVLSAVGAYAIQNNPVDIVWMLGFGVMGYAMKLYGFPVAPVILGVILGPMMDANYRRAMIGARGDPLTFLWDFVSHPISLGLTMAFLLMLGLQLRPARKA